CAGGAAAAACTCGCTCTTCTACAAGACCGAACACGGCGCGTTCATCGGTGATATGTTCATGAGCCTGATCCACACCTGCAACCTGGAGGGCGTCAATCCCTTCGACTACCTGGTGGCCCTCCAGAAACATTCCTCCGAGGTCTTCAAAAACCCTCGAAACTGGATGCCCTGGAATTATCAGACCGGCATCCCCGTCAACGATTCCTGATGAGCCTGCTCCACCCAATATTTTAAATCAAACGCTGCCTACGGCGCCACAACCGGGAGGACTGGGGAACGTTTGCCTCCCAGCCTCACCCCCGGCAAATTTCTTTCCGCTATACAGGCTTGCCGGAAGGACACGGAATTTCAAAAATATTTTTCAGGTCATGAAAGATCTACCTACCCACAAACTTTGGTTTATAATTTCCCAGGACGGCTCTAACTCCTTCCTTCGCGTCCTCTGTTTCCTCGATCTGACGTCGCAGCGTATCCGAAAGAGCCTGCGCCTCTGCGATGCTCAGATGTAACCCCATATTCACAATCTTCTTGACAGCCCTATTGCCAAGTGGGGCGTTGTCTCTGATCGTTTCGGCAAGCTTCTGGACCTCACCCCTGAATGAATTTGAGGGTACTACCTTATCTACAAGACCAA
This DNA window, taken from Desulfobaccales bacterium, encodes the following:
- a CDS encoding enoyl-CoA hydratase-related protein yields the protein GLVDKVVPSNSFRGEVQKLAETIRDNAPLGNRAVKKIVNMGLHLSIAEAQALSDTLRRQIEETEDAKEGVRAVLGNYKPKFVGR